In the Plectropomus leopardus isolate mb chromosome 5, YSFRI_Pleo_2.0, whole genome shotgun sequence genome, one interval contains:
- the LOC121943386 gene encoding complement C1q-like protein 4: protein MRECDNKDGTCSCCLMLQKLERLRTRMYSQHSELERECLETERRLNNILEKRVAMSVTLYSDANFQCVGPFDEDRIIHYEHAYINMGDCYNTTTGFFTVPWSGVYSLALTVYSDAGSQGQSLAACASLMVNGQLVVGFDDSNRLDQEDSCTSAVALLLNAGDEVTVNLPAGCFLCDDGSHYNTFSAFLLYLTEQDTEA from the exons ATGAGAG aGTGTGACAATAAAGATGgcacctgcagctgctgtttgatgCTGCAAAAGTTGGAAAGGCTAAGGACCCGCATGTACTCACAACACAGTGAGTTGGAAAGGGAATGCTtagaaacagagaggagactCAACAATATATTAG AAAAACGTGTTGCCATGTCTGTCACTCTGTACAGCGATGCTAACTTTCAGTGTGTGGGCCCCTTTGATGAAGACAGGATCATCCACTATGAACATGCTTACATCAACATGGGTGATTGCTACAACACAACCACTGGTTTCTTTACTGTTCCATGGTCTGGTGTCTACAGCCTCGCGCTCACCGTCTACAGTGACGCTGGTTCACAGGGTCAGAGCTTGGCCGCCTGCGCCAGTCTGATGGTCAACGGCCAGTTGGTAGTCGGCTTTGATGATTCAAATCGTCTCGACCAAGAGGACAGTTGCACTTCTGCTGTGGCCCTCCTTCTAAATGCTGGGGATGAGGTGACTGTCAACCTTCCCGCTGGATGTTTCCTCTGCGATGACGGCAGCCACTATAACACTTTCAGTGCCTTTCTGCTTTACCTTACTGAGCAGGATACAGAGGCATAG
- the cbln18 gene encoding cerebellin 18, protein MDQSIAVVIPGTNEACFGPFNTNVPIPYHTVSLNHYSGYNPSMGVFTAPCAGVYVFSITVYSYVTENERLYHKVQLMKNGKVMVSVWENNREDHEDNAVQVRLMELQQGDQVYAELMSGRKLCKHLNYNIFTGHILYPYSYPYGYGHDYEYDYDYESEY, encoded by the exons ATGGACCAGAGTATTGCCGTTGTAATTCCTGGAACTAACGAAGCTTGTTTTGGTCCTTTCAATACTAATGTGCCGATCCCCTACCATACTGTCAGTCTAAACCATTACTCTGGATATAACCCTTCAATGg GTGTCTTTACTGCCCCTTGTGCCGGCGTTTATGTCTTTTCCATCACAGTCTACTCATATGTGACGGAGAATGAGCGCCTCTACCACAAA GTGCAGCTGATGAAAAATGGGAAAGTGATGGTCAGCGTGTGGGAGAACAATCGAGAAGATCATGAAGACAACGCCGTTCAGGTAAGac TAATGGAGCTGCAGCAAGGTGATCAGGTCTACGCCGAGCTGATGTCTGGGAGGAAGCTCTGTAAACACCTGAATTACAATATCTTTACTGGTCACATACTGTACCCCTACTCCTACCCTTATGGGTATGGTCATGATTATGAGTATGACTATGATTACGAGTCTGAGTATTAA
- the tagln gene encoding transgelin isoform X1: MATKGVGMANKGPSFGLSRQVQDKIDSKYDPELELILVEWISRQCGSGVGKPEAGKMGFQAWLKDGCVLSELINSLFPGEKPVKKIQSSPMAFKQMEQISQFLNASEKYGVTKTDMFQTVDLWEGKDLAAVQRTLSALGSLAITKDEGTYNGDPNWFFKKAQENKREFSDDQMKAGKNVIGLQMGSNKGASQEGMSYGRPRQIL, translated from the exons ATGGCAACAAAG GGAGTCGGCATGGCTAACAAAGGTCCATCCTTCGGCTTGAGCCGGCAGGTTCAGGATAAGATCGACAGCAAGTACGACCCGGAGCTGGAGCTGATCCTGGTGGAGTGGATCAGCCGTCAGTGTGGCTCTGGTGTGGGAAAGCCAGAGGCAGGCAAAATGGGCTTCCAGGCCTGGCTGAAAGACGGATGT GTTCTAAGCGAACTGATAAACAGTCTGTTTCCTGGAGAGAAACCTGTGAAGAAGATCCAGAGCTCACCCATGGCCTTTAAACAGATGGAGCAGATTTCCCAGTTCCTAAATGCTTCTGAAAAGTACGGCGTCACCAAGACTGACATGTTCCAGACTGTGGACCTTTGGGAAG GTAAGGACCTGGCAGCAGTGCAGAGGACCCTGTCGGCTCTGGGAAGCTTGGCCATCACTAAGGATGAAGGCACATACAATGGAGACCCTAACTGGTTCTTCAA GAAAGCCCAGGAGAACAAGAGGGAGTTCAGTGATGACCAGATGAAGGCGGGCAAAAACGTGATTGGCCTACAGATGGGGTCCAATAAGGGAGCCAGTCAGGAGGGCATGAGCTATGGAAGACCCCGACAGATCCTTTAA
- the tagln gene encoding transgelin isoform X2: MANKGPSFGLSRQVQDKIDSKYDPELELILVEWISRQCGSGVGKPEAGKMGFQAWLKDGCVLSELINSLFPGEKPVKKIQSSPMAFKQMEQISQFLNASEKYGVTKTDMFQTVDLWEGKDLAAVQRTLSALGSLAITKDEGTYNGDPNWFFKKAQENKREFSDDQMKAGKNVIGLQMGSNKGASQEGMSYGRPRQIL, from the exons ATGGCTAACAAAGGTCCATCCTTCGGCTTGAGCCGGCAGGTTCAGGATAAGATCGACAGCAAGTACGACCCGGAGCTGGAGCTGATCCTGGTGGAGTGGATCAGCCGTCAGTGTGGCTCTGGTGTGGGAAAGCCAGAGGCAGGCAAAATGGGCTTCCAGGCCTGGCTGAAAGACGGATGT GTTCTAAGCGAACTGATAAACAGTCTGTTTCCTGGAGAGAAACCTGTGAAGAAGATCCAGAGCTCACCCATGGCCTTTAAACAGATGGAGCAGATTTCCCAGTTCCTAAATGCTTCTGAAAAGTACGGCGTCACCAAGACTGACATGTTCCAGACTGTGGACCTTTGGGAAG GTAAGGACCTGGCAGCAGTGCAGAGGACCCTGTCGGCTCTGGGAAGCTTGGCCATCACTAAGGATGAAGGCACATACAATGGAGACCCTAACTGGTTCTTCAA GAAAGCCCAGGAGAACAAGAGGGAGTTCAGTGATGACCAGATGAAGGCGGGCAAAAACGTGATTGGCCTACAGATGGGGTCCAATAAGGGAGCCAGTCAGGAGGGCATGAGCTATGGAAGACCCCGACAGATCCTTTAA